One genomic window of Pseudomonas aeruginosa includes the following:
- the parE gene encoding type II toxin-antitoxin system toxin ParE, whose translation MSLKWTRKAAADLDAIYDHYVVLIGPEKALKAVQDIVEQVKPLQQVANQGAGRPSEVPGVRTLTLERWPFSAPFRVKGKEIQILRIDRVEITP comes from the coding sequence ATGAGCCTGAAGTGGACCCGCAAGGCGGCCGCCGACCTGGACGCCATCTACGACCATTACGTCGTGCTGATCGGCCCGGAAAAAGCTCTGAAAGCCGTTCAGGACATCGTCGAGCAGGTGAAACCGCTGCAGCAGGTAGCCAACCAGGGGGCAGGGCGGCCCAGCGAGGTGCCAGGCGTACGCACCCTGACCCTGGAGCGCTGGCCGTTCAGCGCCCCGTTTCGGGTTAAAGGCAAGGAAATCCAGATTTTGCGCATCGACAGGGTCGAAATTACCCCCTGA